Proteins from a single region of Xenopus laevis strain J_2021 chromosome 9_10S, Xenopus_laevis_v10.1, whole genome shotgun sequence:
- the npepps.S gene encoding puromycin-sensitive aminopeptidase, translating to MTDRRPFERLPTDVRPVNYGLCIKPDLIDFTFEGKLEASVQVKNATNQIVMNCADIDIITASYAPEGDEEVHATGFNYQNEDEKVTLSFPSTLQKGAGMLKIDFVGELNDKMKGFYRSKYTTTAGVVRYAAVTQFEATDARRAFPCWDEPAIKATFDVILIVPKDRVALSNMNLIDRKPYPDDENLVEVKFARTPITSTYLVAFVVGEYDFVETRSADGVLVRVYTPVGKAEQGKFALEVAAKTLPFYKDYFNVPYPLPKIDLIAIADFAAGAMENWGLVTYRETALLIDPKNSCSSSRQWVALVVGHELAHQWFGNLVTMEWWTHLWLNEGFASWIEYLCVDHCFPEYDIWTQFVSADYTRAQELDALENSHPIEVNVGHPSEVDEIFDAISYSKGASVIRMLHDYIGDEDFRKGMNQYLTKFQEKNAATEDLWESLEQASGKPIAAVMSTWTKQMGFPIICVESQESEDSVVLKLSQKKFCASGAQNIDDSYQWMVPISICTSESPASATVKILMDKPEMTVVLEGVKPHQWVKLNPGTVGFYRTRYSTEMLESLLPGIQDLSLQPVDRLGLQNDLFSLARAGMINTVEVLKVMEAFVNEPNYTVWSDLSCNLGILSTLLSHTDFHEEIQCFVRDVFSPIGQRLGWDPKPGEGHLDALLRGLVLGKLGKAGHQPTLEEARRRFKEHVEGRNALSADLRSPVYVTVLKHGDSSTLETMMKLHKQADMQEERNRIERVLGAIAEQELMEKVLSFSLSEDVRPQDTVSVIGGVAGGSKLGRKCAWNFVKDNWEELHNRYQGGFLISRLIKLSLDGFASDKMAAEIKAFFDAHPAPSVERTVQQCCENILLNADWLKRDAEAIHHYLVQRKASSSTV from the exons ATGACAGATCGCAGACCTTTTGAGCGGCTCCCGACTGACGTGCGGCCCGTCAACTACGGACTCTGTATCAAGCCTGACCTCATAGACTTTACCTTCGAGGGGAAACTGGAGGCCAGTGTCCAG GTGAAAAATGCCACCAACCAGATTGTGATGAATTGTGCAGACATCGATATCATTACGGCTTCTTATGCTCCTGAGGGTGACGAAG AAGTTCATGCCACTGGGTTCAACTACCAGAATGAAGATGAAAAGGTTACTCTGTCCTTTCCCAGCACTTTACAGAAGG GTGCGGGGATGCTAAAGATTGATTTTGTTGGGGAGCTGAATGATAAGATGAAAGGTTTCTACCGCAGCAAATACACAACTACCGCCGGAGTGGTGCGATATGCAGCCGTTACTCAATTTGAG GCGACAGATGCACGCAGAGCCTTTCCATGCTGGGACGAACCTGCTATAAAGGCCACTTTTGATGTCATCTTAATTGTACCTAAGGATAGAGTGGCTTTGTCTAATATG aACTTGATTGATAGAAAGCCATACCCAGATGATGAGAACCTAGTGGAGGTGAAATTTGCACGCACACCTATCACGTCTACATACCTTGTAGCCTTCGTCGTGGGGGAGTATGATTTTGTAGAAACAAGGTCTGCTGACGGAGTTTTGGTCCGTGTTTATACACCTGTTGGAAAAGCAGAACAGGGGAAGTTTGCCTTGGAG GTTGCTGCTAAAACCCTGCCTTTTTACAAGGATTACTTCAACGTACCCTACCCCCTCCCCAAGATTGACCTTATCGCCATTGCAGACTTTGCAGCTG GAGCCATGGAAAACTGGGGCTTGGTCACCTACAG GGAGACTGCTTTGCTGATTGACCCCAAGAACTCCTGCTCTTCTTCTCGCCAGTGGGTGGCATTAGTTGTGGGACATGAACTGGCACATCAATGGTTTGGGAACCTAGTCACCATG GAATGGTGGACCCACCTATGGCTGAATGAAGGCTTTGCTTCTTGGATAGAGTACCTTTGCGTAGACCATTGTTTTCCAGAGTATGACATCTGGACGCAGTTTGTCTCTGCCGACTATACCCGTGCACAGGAACTCGATGCACTAGAAAACAGCCATCCCATTGag GTCAATGTAGGCCACCCATCTGAAGTTGATGAGATTTTTGATGCTATATCCTATAGCAAGGGGGCCTCTGTCATCCGCATGCTACATGATTATATTGGGGATGAG gattttcGCAAGGGCATGAATCAGTACCTCACCAAATTCCAGGAGAAGAATGCTGCCACAG AGGATCTCTGGGAATCATTGGAACAAGCCAGTGGGAAACCTATTGCTGCAGTAATGAGCACCTGGACCAAACAGATGGGCTTCCCTATTATCTGTGTTGAATCCCAGgag AGTGAAGATTCTGTTGTCCTGAAGCTTTCCCAGAAGAAATTTTGTGCCAGTGGAGCTCAGAACA TTGATGACAGCTACCAATGGATGGTACCAATTAGCATCTGCACCAGTGAGTCGCCAGCATCTGCAACAGTGAAAATTCTGATGGATAAGCCAGAGATGACTGTGGTACTGGAAGGAGTTAAGCCACACCAGTGGGTGAAG TTGAATCCTGGCACAGTGGGTTTTTACCGCACTCGATATAGTACTGAGATGTTGGAGAGCCTTTTACCTGGCATACAAGACCTCTCTTTACAGCCCGTTGACAGGCTTGGTTTACAGAACGACCTCTTCTCTCTG GCTCGAGCAGGCATGATCAATACAGTTGAGGTCCTGAAAGTTATGgaggcatttgtaaatgagcctaaTTACACTGTGTGGAGCGACCTGAGCTGCAACCTGGGGATCCTTTCAACACTGCTCTCCCACACAGACTTCCATGAGGAAATACAGTGCTTTGTCAGGGATGTCTTTTCCCCAATTGGCCAACGCCTGGGCTGGGATCCCAAACCTGGAGAAG GGCACTTAGATGCTCTCCTTAGGGGTCTTGTCTTAGGAAAGCTGGGGAAGGCTGGCCACCAACCGACTCTTGAAGAAGCCAGGCGACGGTTCAAGGAACATGTAGAGGGACGGAATGCTTTGAGTGCTGATCTGCGGAGCCCG GTTTATGTGACCGTTCTGAAACATGGGGATAGTTCAACCTTGGAGACCATGATGAAG CTCCACAAACAAGCCGACATGCAGGAGGAGAGAAACCGCATTGAACGAGTTTTGGGAGCCATCGCGGAACAGGAGCTGATGGAGAAGGTGTTGAGCTTCTCACTGTCG GAAGATGTTCGTCCCCAGGACACAGTGTCTGTCATTGGAGGAGTGGCAGGTGGCAGTAAACTTGGAAGAAAATGTGCCTGGAACTTTGTGAAAGATAATTGGGAGGAACTGCATAACCGGTATCAAGGAGGCTTCCTCATCTCTAGGCTCATAAAG CTTTCTTTGGATGGTTTTGCAAGTGATAAAATGGCAGCAGAGATTAAG